The Vitis riparia cultivar Riparia Gloire de Montpellier isolate 1030 chromosome 3, EGFV_Vit.rip_1.0, whole genome shotgun sequence genome segment TTCTTGGAAATCCTAAGAAAGGGCCAATGTCGATGTTGGGTTGCTTCCACTCAGTATTTTAATTGTCATGCAGGTGAGGTGAGAAATTTAGGTTATGATTGCCATAAACAGAAGTTCCCCTTCTCAACATCCAAAACTATTAGCAGCAAAAGCAAAAGGCCAGCACATAACTCAAGCATCAGCCATTAGCATCCATATTTAGTTTCTTCCCAAGAAAAATGCCTGTTCAAATACCAAAGGGCCATAGCCTAATTCTCTTTAACTGTGATTTCTATTCACATGCCACAGTGACATTCAATGCTATTGTAGAAACATAAAGGAATAAAAGGAGAGACTACAAGAGAAATTAGCGAGTCAGATCTCCTGTCCTATGAGGAGATGCTGGCCCAAGTGGGTAGCAAGCATCATTTCAATGCTTGTTCTCATGAACATCAATATTCACATTGGTACACAATATGAGATTAAGTTAGTCTTTACCTGTATTTGTGTCACACACTTATTGCAGAAAAAGACTGGAAGATATCTGTATAAATACATAGGGGAAATCAGGAGGTTGGTTTTGTTACTTGTATCAGGAAAACATCAATCTCAATGCCGCTCGTGTGCTGCTTAGTTTATCATCTATCTTATGATAATAATATCTAGTGTTGCATTAAAGATAAGCATGTGGTTTTACAAGTTAAATTAATTGGATGGTGAGTTGGATAACTGGTTGGAGGGAGACATTGCATGAACATTGCCGAGATAGCATTTaattccaaatcaaaatcaGGTTACACTCATTGAAAGTTGAAGAGGATGAGATTCCTCTTGTCTCTTCGCTCCATAATATATATGGTATAGGTGGCCAAGGAAGGCTGATTGCAAGGCTGAATTCTACATTCAACTGCTAGGTCTTCTCTTTCCCTGGGAAGAAAAAATGGCCCACTCTCCTTTAAACCTGAAAGCCCAGTATCATGTTCGTTCAATCAGCTTACCCTCTAGGCCACACCCTCTCATTCCTGAATTTGATGAGCATTTGTGCCGATTAAGAGCTTCTCAAGCtgcctcatcatcatcatcatcatcatcaataagCCACAGACTGAGAGGCCTTAAAGATCTACATGACTCTGTAGATGATTTGCTTCTGTTGCCACTTACTCAACAGACCTTAGCCCAACACCGCCACGAGAAATGGGTTGATGAGCTGTTGGATGGATCTCTCAGGCTGTTGGATGTGTGTGGCACTGCTAAGGATGCCTTGTTGCAGACAAGGGAACATTCACATGAACTACAATCAAGTCTGCGCAGAAGGCAGGGAGGTGAAAATGGGATCTCAGCTGAGGTTGGGGAATATTTAACTTCGAGGAAGAAGGTAAAGAAGGCAATGCACAAGGCCCTAAGGAATCTGAAGGGCATGGAGAACAAGAGCAACTTCTCTCCCTGGAACAAAGATCCTGATACCATCTCCATTGTTACAATGTTAAAAGAGGCAGAAACAGTAACTCTCACAGTGCTTGAATCTTTGTTGTCCTCAATAGCAGGGGTAGCAGCAAAATCAAAACCAAGTAGCTGGTCTTTTGTCTCAAAACTGATCCACCACAAGCATGTGGCATGTGAGGAAGCAGCAGGAGATCTTAGCGAATTTGAGAAGGTGGATGCTGCATTATGCAACCTCATTAGCCACAAGACTAAATTTCTCAAGCCTGTGCACATTGATGATGTGCAAAACAAGATAGGGAAATTAGAAACAAGCATTCAAGCTCTTGAAGAAGGGATAGAGTTCCTATCCAGACACTTAATCAAAACCAGGGTGTCCATCCTCAACATCCTCAGCCACtagctcaaaaaaaaaaaagcatgttcCAGTGTTATGGGCAATGGCCTACTAATTTTTGCGTACTTGTACATGAATGAGAAATACAAATacaattctttcttttccattccAAAATTTTCTCTAATGCAAAATTCTTTCTAatactattctttttttttcctttcctcctaTGATGTATTATATGAGCTACCATCTCAGTAAGGCAAGGAATCCACTTAGAAGGCATTCATGGTTTGTATCTAGGGAAAGATTTCAACTGCAGACGAACTCAATTTTATAAAGGAAACCATTAGCAAAGTATTTTGCTACTGTATGAGGGGGTGAACAATTGTGCACTTCAGCCTTTACAAGTAAGGACATGGTGAGAAAGGGGGATTTCAATTTGTATCAGAAATTGAGACATCTTCAATCTTGCATTATTTAGCTATAGACAAATTCCCCAGATTCATCCAGAGTAAGAACTTGATTATGGAAGTAGTTggaaaatgaaatatgaaaaggGGAAAAGCTTGACAATTTTTCATTATCAAATTCTCTTAGGCCTATGGGCAGGATTCCGAATTCTCAAATTATTGGCTTGATTCTTGGAATGAGAAAAGGAGTTAAGTCACTACTTGATCCATTTAGGCATCAGATCAACATGGACATGGAGAATCCTTGGATGAAGATAAATCAGAGTGCCCCTTCTCAACATCCAAAACCATTAGCAGCAAAAGCAAAAGGCTTGCACAAAATTCAAGCATCAGCCATTAGCATCCACATTTAATTTCTTCCCAAGGAAAAATGCCTGTTCAAATGCATGCCAAAGAGCCATAGTCTGATTCTCCTGGCAGTGACTTCTATTCACATGCCACACTGCCATTCAATGCTAGTGTAGCAAcacaaagaaataaaaggatAGATTACAAGAGAAATTTGTGAGTCAGACTGCTTGTCCTCTGGGAAAATGCTGGCCCCAGGTTGGCAGCAGGCATTTTTCTCATCAATATCAATATTTACATTGGTACACAATACGAGATTTAGTTAGTCCTCACGTGTAGTTGTGTCATGCACACAATTATTGCAGAAAAAGACTTGATCAAATGTGTATTTATACAGAGGGCAAATCAGGGGGTTGGTTTTGCTAATTGTATAAGGAAACCATTAATCTCAATGCCACTCGTGGGCTGCTTAGTTTATCAGCTATTTTATAATAACACCTTCTAGTGTTACATTATGTAAAGATAATCATGCAGTCTTACATGTTAAACTAATTGGATGGTGAGTTGGAGAAGTGGTTGGAGGGAGACATTGCATGAACATCGCCAAGATAGCATTTAGATCCAAATCAAAACCATGTTACCACTGATTGAAAGTTGAAGGGGATGAGATTCCTCATGTCTCCTCTATCTCCATAATATATATGGCATAGGTGGCCAAGGAAGGCAAATTGCACGGCTGAATTCTACATTCAACTGCTAGGTCTTCTCTTTTCccaggaaagaaaaaaatggcatTCTCTCCTTTAAACACAAAATCCCAGTATCATGTTCGGTCAATCAGCTTGCCCTCTAGGCCACACCCTCTCATTCCTGAATTTGATGAGCATTTGTGCAGATTAAGAGTTCCTGAATCTACCagttcatcatcatcaataagCCACAAACTGAGCGGCCTTAAAGATCTACATGATTGTGTAGATGATTTGCTTCTGTTGCCACTTACTCAACAGGTCTTAGCCCAACACTGCCATGAGAAATGGGTTGATGAGCTGTTAGATGGATCTCTCAAGCTGTTGGATGTGTGTGGCACTGCCAAGGATGCCTTGTTGCAGACCAGACAACATGCATATGAACTTCAATCAAGCATTCGCAGAAGGCGGGGAGGTAAAAATGGGATCTCAACTGAGGTTGAGGAATATTTAACCTCTAGGAAGAAGGTAGTGAAGACAATTCACAAGGCCCTAAAGACTCTGAAGGGCATGGAGAACAAGTGCAGCTTCTCACCCTTGAACAAAGACCCTGAAACCATATCCATGCTTAGCATGTTAAAAGAGGTGGAAGCAGTCACTGTCACAGTGCTTGAATCTCTGTTATCCTCAATAGCTGGGGCAGCAGCACGATCAAAACCAAGTGGCTGGTCTTTGGTCTCAAAACTGATGCACCAGAAGCGTGTCACATTTGAGGATGCAGCAGTAGATCTTAGTGAATTTGAGAAGGTGGATGCTGCATTGTACCCCCTCATTGGCCACAAGGGCAGATCAGCTAATCTAGTGCATGCCGATATAGCGTGGAATGAGTTAGAAAAATTGGAATCAAGCATTcaagatcttgaagaagggaTAGAGTTCCTCCCCAGGCGCTTAATCAAAACCAGGGTGTCTCTCCTCAACATCCTCAGCCACTAGctcaaaaaaaaatcttataggCACCAAAAAAATTTGTTACAGAAGCTCAGCTATACATCCTTGTACATGAACAAAAAATACtttgtactattttttatatatcaataTACATTCTTGCACaaacattttttattctcatcaaTTACATTGTGTGTCAAGTGCAATTCAGTTTAAAAACCGATGATAGTTTTTACCTCAACGAAATCTCATGTCATTTGATTCTAAGAAATAAGCTTTTGACCAAATTAGAATCACCAAAGGGCCAGTGAGAGACCATCACCAACCCAAGAATTATATAATTGCCTATCATATATTAGAGCACATGATCCATATGTGTCATCCATGATTATATTACCAAAACAGTTGTTCATTCTCAGGTGCTAGTTTGTATTAACTGCTGGTGTTAAGACCTAGTAACAGAGGAACAAAATCCTGATGAAATTACATAGAAGAAATACAATGTTGCGTTTTTGTTATCATAGTAATCTAAATTCATTCTTCTTAAGAGTCCCTACTCAAAATCCACATGGCAGTTCAATGTTGCTGTATCAacaagaagaaataaaagatctTTTTTGTCATCTTCTTAATTATTGTGATgatcaagaaaagaaatatgCATGCATGGATGAGGCAGATGTCTTGTCTTCCAGAGAGGCAGGCCCCAGAAGAGTAGGAGGCATCATCCCAGTGTTGTTTGTTGAATATATAAACTCAGCATAGCATATAAAATGTGCATTTGTTTCACATAATTattgtatgcatgcattgaaCAAAGTAAGGAAATGGCCTTATTAGTTGAATCAGAGAAGAGACTATCAATGCCATTCgtgcatttcatagtttatgaattattttatgatatatttccATTATGTCAAGATAAGCCTGTGATTTTACAAGTTAAACTAATGGATTGCTGAGTTGTAGAACTGGCTGGAGGGAGACATTGTTGAACATTGCCAAAGTAGCATTTAAATCCATGCCAAAATCATTCATTGAAAGTGGAGGAGGATGAGATTCCTCATGTCTCCTTGCTGCAGAATATATATTGGGTAGATGCCAGAGGCAGGCAAATTGCAAGGCTGAATTGTACATTCAACTGCTAAGTCTTCTCTTTTccaggaagaaaaaaatggctGCCTCTCCTTTAAACCTGAAAACCCCTTGTCATGCTCGCTGTATTAGCTTGCCCTCTGCACCACACCCTCTCATTCCTGAGTTCAATGAGCATTTGAAAAGATTAGGAGCTTCTGAACCCGCCTCATCATCAATAAGCCATAAGCTCAATGGCCTTAAAGATCTACATGATTGTGTAGATAATTTGCTTCTATTGCCACTCACCCAACAAACATTAGCCCAACACTGTGATGAGAAATGGGTTGATGAGTTGTTGGATGGATCTCTGAGGCTGTTGGATGTGTGTGGCACTGCTAAAGATGCCTTGTTGCAGACAAGGGAACATGCACATGAACTTCAATCAAGTATGCGCAGAAGGCGAGGAGGTGAAAGTGGGATCTCATCTGAGGTTGTGGGATATTTAACCTCTAGGAAGAAGGTAAAGAAGGCAATCCACAAGGCCCTAAAGGATCTGAAGGGCATGGAGAAAAAGTGCAGCTTCTCACCCTTGAACAAAGACCCTGAGACCATCTCCATGGTTAGCATGTTAAGAGAGGTGGAAACTGTCACTCTCAAAGTGCTTGAATCTCTGTTGTCCTCAATTTCAAGGGAAACAGCACAGTCAAAGCCAAGTGGCTGGTCCTTGGTTTCAAACCTGATGCGGCACAAGCACATTGCATGTGAAGAAGCAACAACGATAGATCTTGGTGAATTTGAGAAGGTGGATTCTGCATTGTTCACCCTTATTGGCCACAAGACTAAATCCAACCCAGTGCACATTGATATTGTGCAAACCGAGTTAGGGAAATTGGAAATAAGCATTCAAGATCTTGCAGAAGGATTAGAAGTCCTATACAGGCGTTCAATCAAGACCAGGGTGTCTTTTCTCAACATCCTCAGCCAGTAGCTGAAAATTCCATATTGTAATCTCATTGGGCAATGGCCTATTGAGTTTTGCATACTTGTACAtggatgagaaataaaaatatatacataaatttttttttttttttactctaaaTCACCTCTCTTATGATCAAATTAGTGTGATTGTACTgcttgttttcctttattgagCTATGGTTGCAGCCCCCTAAGGAGGATTACGAGGCCATAGCATGCATATATGGCATTCACTTCAGTGATATAATGGTGAAATCTTGATTGTGGAAGTACTTGGACAATGGAACTAGTTGTGCTTTTTAGATGTAGAATTCCTCCTCAGGttggtttttcaaatattgGTTAATACTTCCCTGCCTCCctccaaaatggaaaaaaataaaaaataaaaattaaaagagagagaaaaaataaacagaaaTAGTCCACTGTCTGATTATGTTACAAAGGATTACAGATAATCAAGTTTGATTCTATGCTTGTAAGATTCCATTTTGTTTGCAGCCTGGTTTGGTCATCATCCAGCTAGAGTTACATTCTGTTTTTGCAAGATTTCCATCTCATTCAACCGGGGCACCTCATTACTGCTCCTCCCCATGTTTTAGTTGAAGATGACCAATCAATTTTCTTCCCTTCACAATAAACATGTGCTGATTGTCTTCTTGCTGGGGGACCTAACTGATCTTATCAAATTTCTACTCTGTCAAGAGCATGGACTAGTTGCATATATGGATCTGGCATTCCCTTTAGGCAGCAATGGTGTTCATAGCTTGCCTGAGTTgcttgattaattaattaacaatgattACAAAAATTATAGATGCATGTGCATCTTCAGTCCGAGGGCGTGCGAGGCAGCAGAAGCAGAAGCAGTTGCACAAACTAAGGGCCATGGAAGCTGCATCACCGTGGGCAAGATGGGGTTAGCAATTCTCAAAATTTGAATAGGCCTCACCTGATGGCAGCACTGCTTTTAAGATTCAACATGGAAAATTATGAGTCCTCTGTGAAGTGTAGAACTTCATCTGAGCTTCACTTCATTTCCCTCTTAGCAGTAATAAGTATACTGAAAAGAGAAGGTAAATCAAGCCCTTAAATCTTGTCTAAACTGTTGTTATGCAGAGAAAGGAGTAAAGAAATATGCATATATACATAGGGAAATTAATGGGGATGGTTTAATTTGTTACTGGATTCAGAGGAGACTATCAAGTTTCAACGCCACTTGTCCATTGCATATTTTATGAATTGTtctgaaatatattttttgctgGTGTTGCATTATGTCAAGATAAACTTGTGATTTTCAGGTTGAACTAATTGAATGATGAGTTGGAGAACTGGTTGGAGGGAGACATTGCACGAAAATTGGTGGGGTAGCTTTTAGGTTCAAATCAAAATCATGTTACCACTCATTGGAAGTTGAAGAGGATGAGATTCCTCATGTCTCCTTGCTGCAGGATTTATATATAATGTGTAAATACCAAAGGCAGGCAAATTGCAAGGCTGAATTGTACATTCAACTGCTTGGCCCTCTCTTTTCTCAGGAAGCAAAAATGGCTGCCTCTCCTTTAAACCCCAGAGCCCAGTATCATTCCCGCTCTATTAGCTTGCCCTCTAGACCACACCCTCTTGTTCCTGAATTTGATGAGCATTTATGCAGATTAAGAGCTTCTCAAGCTGCCTCgtcctcatcatcatcaataaGCCACAGACTGAGTGGCCTTAAAGATCTACATGATTGTGTAGATGATTTACTTCTGTTGCCACTTACTCAACAGGCCTTAGCCCAACACCGCCATGAGAAATGGGTTGATGAGCTGTTGGATGGATCTCTCAAGCTGTTGGATGTGTGTGGCACTGCTAAGGATGCCTTGCTGCAGACAAGGGAACATGCACATGAACTTCAATCAAGTCTGCGAAGAAGGTGGGGAGGCGAAAATGGGATCTCAACTGAGGTTGGAGAATATTTAACCTCTAGGAAGAAGGTAAAGAAGGCAATCCACAAGGCCCTCAGTAATCTGAAGAGCATGGAGAAGAAGTGCAGATTCTCTCCCTTGAACAAAGACCCTAAGACTCTCTCCATGGTTAGCATGTTAAGGGAGGTGGAAGCACTCACTCTCACAGTGCTTGAATCTCTGTTGTCCTCAATTGCAAGAGCAACAGGACAATCCAAGCCAAGTGGGTGGTCTTTGGTTTCAAAGCTGATGCATCATAAGCGTGTGGCATGTGAAGACGCAGCAATAAATCTTACTGAATTTGAGAAAATGGATGCTGCATTAGCCATCCTCATTGGCCTCAAGACCAAATCTGTTAACCTGGTGCAGATTCATAATATGCAAAATGAGTTGGGAAAATTGGAATCAAGCATTCAAGACCTTGAAGAAGGGATAGAACTCCTGTCTAGGTGTTTAATCAAAACCAGGGTCTCTCTTCTCAACACCCTCAGCCACTAGATCAAAAATCATGTTGTAGTCTCATGTGCAAAGGCCAGGCTTATTGTTCTTAGAATACTTGTAAATGAATGagaattacaaaatatatacatatatttatctTTGATTCCATTTCACATCCATTATGGACAAACCAACATTGTTATgctactttttttcttttttttttctttctgtaaGGTTTTGTATGAGTTATGTGTTAAAAATccaaccaaggtgaataccctaatttcatatatactggaatatttcttgttataactcaaccaagatgaataccctaatttcatatatactggaaactcctgattaaaaatgagtagaaaaataatagcggaagcatacctgaatccattgaaggagaaaccttataggaagaaaacccttgagatggtcttccaattctggccactagattctgtgtcaatttctctctgagaggattttaggaaattggaatgcgtagtggtagaatggggaccataaccctatttataaactgctagggcagttttaattttatcacaattatatttctgcccctcatagaaataataattatctaatggtatctacacaataatctcatgacaattatacccttaagccaattaatcaattattaattagatcactatatttaggcttaattaaatgatagcacacacattttaattatttacatgtgtggcccaaattatagattaattacaaaaattaatctaacaatctcccactgggccacatgcatatgtaatcaaataaatgtgcTTAACCTTATGAGCTCAAAATTTGCTATCATGTCCTTAGGGTATATCCGAACAATCTCGTCCATTAACTATACTGACATAGGATCAAGGTGGTCTTTGTTACATCAATCGTTACTAGACCAATCAATGGTCACATATATCTATATAGCTAAATGACATAGATCAATCATGAGTgcatagcatggaaattacatgcaATGTGATCTGTTCATGCCTATTTCCAACTGGTCCTACTTAACTTTATTGAGATCAAATCTTTAGCATAATTTAACAGAGTGCAATAAAATGAATACTTTATTCTGCAGAACACAAtccaaatttatagataaagtctaaacataacatagagcaatatacaatgaataatataaactcCCACTAAATTTGGATATCCTCAAATGAGACAACACCCATATGAGCAGTGTGCTCATGAAAGACCTTGGGTGGTAATCCCTTTGTAAGCGGATCCGCTATCATGGAGTTTGTTCCAATATGCTCTATGGATATCTGTCCActctgtactttttcttttacaactaggaacttgatatcaatgtattttgattttgtagaactcctgttgttattggaatataaaactgctgatttattgtcacaaaatatcTTCAGTGGTCTTTCAATACCATCCAGAACACGCAGCCCAGTGACAAAATTTCGTAGCCATATTCCTTGATTGGATGCCTCATAACATGCTACAAACTCTGCTTCCATGGTGGATGAAGTTACGAGTGTCTGTTTGGCAGACCTCCATGAAATTGCTCCACCAGCCAACAGATAAATATAGCCTGATGTGGATCTTCTGCTGTCTTGGCATCCAGCAAAGTCAGAGTCGGAATACCCAATGAACTCTAACTGATCCAATCTCCTATATGTAAGCATGTACTCTTTTGTTCTCTGTAAATATCTCAGAACCCTCTTGGCTGCTCTCCAATGATCCATTCCAGGGTTACTTAGATATCTGCCTAACAtgccaacaatgtacgcaatatccggacgTGTACATACCTGAGCATACATTAGACTCCCCACAGCCGAAGCGTAAGGAATCTTCTGCATTTCTTGActttctaaactatttttaggGCATTGATTAAGACTGAATTTGTCTCTTTAGCGACAGGGGTATCACCTGGTTTGCTATTTTGCATGCCATACCTTTGGAGGACTTTATCAATATAGGTCCTttgtgacaatcctaaaatacccCTAGAACGATCTCGGTGTATCTGGATTCCTAAGACAAAGGAGgcatcaccaagatctttcatctcaaaatgttttgataaaaatctctTGGTGTTGTGCAATatgctaatatcatttgtggctAGCAATATGTCATCGACATATAAAACCAGGAAAATATACTTACTCCCACTGAATTTGTGATACACACATTCATCCATAAGATTTGCCTCAAAACCATATGagacaataatttgatgaaacttgaagtaccactgacgagaagcttgcttgagcccataaatggatttagttaatttacaaaccatattctttgagtcttcggacacaaaattttctggttgtaccatataaattgtttcatcaatgtcaccattgagaaacgctgttttaacatccatttgatgtaactcaagATCATAATGTGCAACTAGTGCCATGATTATCCTGAAAGAGTCCTTCGTAGAAACTGGAGAGAAGGTCTCTTTGAAgtcaattccttctttttgagtaaagcctttagctacaagacgtgctttatacctttctacattaccatttgaatcccgcttggttttaaatatccatttacaaccaatgggcTTCGTACCAACTGGTAATGGGACAAGTTCCCAAACTTTATTGTCTTGCATAGATTtgtactcttcattcatggcttcaaTCCATTTCTGAGAGTTGGAACTTTTCATGGCTTGCTGGAAGTTGATTGGATCATCTTCCATCATTCCACTTTCTACCTCATGTTCCTGGAGATATACGATATAATCGTCCGAAATTgcatttctcctctctctcgtggatctccttaatggcatattttcttgaggttgttgagtttgttcttcaggagcaatgtcctcatttgcaattaagggttGAACAATATTGTCTGTTGGTTGAGGAtccaaatttacttcttgatcaatgataggtagtgaaacctgtacattatcaaaagcaatagtagatccctcttcctcctcaaagaCAATATTCCTAACCTGATTTCTCCCCCctaactcaacatcctcaaaaaatgttgcagttcccgtctcaaaaattgacctaatagcag includes the following:
- the LOC117911588 gene encoding secreted RxLR effector protein 161-like, whose product is MQKIPYASAVGSLMYAQVCTRPDIAYIVGMLGRYLSNPGMDHWRAAKRVLRYLQRTKEYMLTYRRLDQLEFIGYSDSDFAGCQDSRRSTSGYIYLLAGGAISWRSAKQTLVTSSTMEAEFVACYEASNQGIWLRNFVTGLRVLDE
- the LOC117911782 gene encoding uncharacterized protein LOC117911782, encoding MAASPLNPRAQYHSRSISLPSRPHPLVPEFDEHLCRLRASQAASSSSSSISHRLSGLKDLHDCVDDLLLLPLTQQALAQHRHEKWVDELLDGSLKLLDVCGTAKDALLQTREHAHELQSSLRRRWGGENGISTEVGEYLTSRKKVKKAIHKALSNLKSMEKKCRFSPLNKDPKTLSMVSMLREVEALTLTVLESLLSSIARATGQSKPSGWSLVSKLMHHKRVACEDAAINLTEFEKMDAALAILIGLKTKSVNLVQIHNMQNELGKLESSIQDLEEGIELLSRCLIKTRVSLLNTLSH
- the LOC117911586 gene encoding uncharacterized protein LOC117911586 translates to MAFSPLNTKSQYHVRSISLPSRPHPLIPEFDEHLCRLRVPESTSSSSSISHKLSGLKDLHDCVDDLLLLPLTQQVLAQHCHEKWVDELLDGSLKLLDVCGTAKDALLQTRQHAYELQSSIRRRRGGKNGISTEVEEYLTSRKKVVKTIHKALKTLKGMENKCSFSPLNKDPETISMLSMLKEVEAVTVTVLESLLSSIAGAAARSKPSGWSLVSKLMHQKRVTFEDAAVDLSEFEKVDAALYPLIGHKGRSANLVHADIAWNELEKLESSIQDLEEGIEFLPRRLIKTRVSLLNILSH
- the LOC117911762 gene encoding uncharacterized protein LOC117911762 is translated as MAHSPLNLKAQYHVRSISLPSRPHPLIPEFDEHLCRLRASQAASSSSSSSSISHRLRGLKDLHDSVDDLLLLPLTQQTLAQHRHEKWVDELLDGSLRLLDVCGTAKDALLQTREHSHELQSSLRRRQGGENGISAEVGEYLTSRKKVKKAMHKALRNLKGMENKSNFSPWNKDPDTISIVTMLKEAETVTLTVLESLLSSIAGVAAKSKPSSWSFVSKLIHHKHVACEEAAGDLSEFEKVDAALCNLISHKTKFLKPVHIDDVQNKIGKLETSIQALEEGIEFLSRHLIKTRVSILNILSH
- the LOC117911587 gene encoding uncharacterized protein LOC117911587, coding for MAASPLNLKTPCHARCISLPSAPHPLIPEFNEHLKRLGASEPASSSISHKLNGLKDLHDCVDNLLLLPLTQQTLAQHCDEKWVDELLDGSLRLLDVCGTAKDALLQTREHAHELQSSMRRRRGGESGISSEVVGYLTSRKKVKKAIHKALKDLKGMEKKCSFSPLNKDPETISMVSMLREVETVTLKVLESLLSSISRETAQSKPSGWSLVSNLMRHKHIACEEATTIDLGEFEKVDSALFTLIGHKTKSNPVHIDIVQTELGKLEISIQDLAEGLEVLYRRSIKTRVSFLNILSQ